A region from the Desulfomarina profundi genome encodes:
- a CDS encoding radical SAM protein, with product MILITYGQAPVQEVAIKRKKQASGSDGSRRDVLLEQERGSFLKKWTGLRPIALLYPNRYRVGMSSLGFQLVYSLLNNLESIVCERFFLPENGERFLSIESGRELDQFPLVYISISFEHDYLHLVEMLLQGGIAPLAADRDEQVSPGSPLVVCGGVATFMNPEPLAPFVDLFFIGEAEPLLEKVTDFLLDHFPDSSRQDLLYNLCRKHEGCYAPALYTPEYDDSGRLAAHRPEPGLVPTIKKIFQEQCSKASHSQLLTPEAEFSDLFLTELGRGCSRGCRFCAAGYIYRPPRLWDADAVIAGIEERNREISRVGLLGMEMADAMELDTLSDYLQESGCALSFSSLRADRLSGPLLELLSESGLKSVAIAPDGCSERLRKVINKGLDEQDLLLAAERLVDAGIYKLKLYLMIGLPSETLEDLDEAIELLAKIKNKTDLIGRRRGRLCDITISINCFTPKAWTPFQFHAFGVSSRLESGETRPAGEVVAGLKKKLKYLKKGFKKYANVHVNHDKPDNVLFQAVLARGDRRVADMLLEMARNRTPWKQAMKQAGLSPEQYAVRGYGEKDYFPWSIIDHSIKQSFLWKEYQKSFTAKSSVPCNTEKCRLCGVCNG from the coding sequence TTGATCCTGATTACTTATGGTCAGGCTCCTGTGCAGGAGGTCGCTATCAAGAGAAAAAAACAGGCGTCCGGAAGTGACGGGAGCAGGAGAGATGTTTTACTGGAGCAGGAAAGAGGCAGCTTTCTCAAGAAATGGACGGGCCTTCGTCCCATTGCTCTGCTCTATCCTAACAGGTACAGGGTTGGTATGTCCAGCCTTGGCTTCCAGCTTGTCTATTCACTGCTGAATAACCTCGAATCCATAGTTTGTGAGCGTTTTTTCCTGCCGGAAAACGGTGAACGTTTTCTCTCCATCGAGTCCGGCCGAGAACTGGACCAGTTTCCCCTTGTCTATATTTCCATAAGTTTCGAGCACGATTATCTCCACCTGGTGGAAATGCTGCTCCAAGGTGGAATTGCACCTCTGGCGGCGGATCGTGATGAACAAGTCTCACCCGGCTCTCCCCTGGTTGTCTGCGGCGGTGTGGCCACTTTCATGAATCCAGAGCCCCTGGCACCGTTTGTAGATCTCTTTTTCATTGGAGAGGCGGAGCCCCTGCTGGAAAAAGTGACCGATTTTCTGCTGGACCATTTTCCCGACTCCTCAAGGCAGGATCTTCTCTACAATCTCTGCAGGAAGCATGAGGGGTGTTATGCTCCCGCCCTCTATACACCGGAGTATGATGACAGCGGCAGGCTTGCAGCCCATCGCCCGGAACCTGGTCTGGTCCCGACAATCAAGAAAATCTTTCAGGAGCAGTGTTCAAAAGCATCCCACTCGCAGCTTCTTACCCCGGAAGCTGAATTTTCCGATCTCTTTCTCACGGAACTGGGTCGTGGCTGTTCCCGCGGATGTCGTTTCTGTGCGGCCGGATATATTTACCGGCCTCCAAGGCTCTGGGACGCTGACGCGGTTATCGCCGGAATCGAGGAAAGAAACCGGGAAATATCACGGGTCGGCCTGCTCGGCATGGAGATGGCAGACGCCATGGAGCTGGATACCCTGTCAGATTATCTGCAGGAAAGCGGTTGTGCTCTGTCTTTTTCCTCCCTGCGTGCCGACAGGTTATCCGGGCCGCTTCTTGAGCTGCTCTCGGAGAGTGGCCTGAAAAGCGTGGCTATAGCTCCTGACGGCTGTTCAGAGAGGCTGAGGAAGGTGATCAACAAGGGACTGGACGAACAGGATCTCCTCCTGGCCGCCGAACGACTGGTTGACGCCGGTATCTATAAGCTCAAGTTGTACCTGATGATCGGCCTGCCCTCGGAAACCCTGGAGGATCTGGACGAGGCTATCGAACTCCTGGCGAAAATAAAGAATAAAACTGATCTCATTGGTCGAAGGCGCGGGAGGCTGTGCGATATCACTATCTCCATCAACTGTTTTACTCCAAAAGCCTGGACGCCTTTTCAGTTCCATGCCTTCGGGGTCAGCAGTCGGCTGGAGAGTGGAGAAACGCGACCGGCAGGAGAAGTGGTAGCCGGGCTGAAGAAAAAATTGAAGTATCTGAAGAAAGGGTTTAAAAAATATGCAAATGTCCACGTCAACCACGATAAGCCGGATAACGTGCTCTTCCAGGCGGTTCTGGCCAGAGGGGATCGGCGGGTGGCGGATATGCTGCTGGAAATGGCCCGCAATCGGACACCCTGGAAGCAGGCAATGAAACAGGCAGGGCTTTCTCCGGAGCAGTATGCGGTGCGGGGATATGGAGAAAAGGACTATTTCCCCTGGTCCATTATTGATCACTCCATCAAACAGAGTTTTCTCTGGAAGGAATATCAAAAGAGTTTTACCGCAAAAAGCAGTGTGCCCTGCAATACGGAAAAATGCAGGTTGTGTGGAGTATGCAATGGCTGA
- a CDS encoding UDP-N-acetylmuramate dehydrogenase encodes MNAGAWGEDISSIVQSISLTSAEGEKTLERDDLHFEYRCWKEYSDISGGSVISEVTFLLRREDPEKIRTRCRLLQEKRRKIQPNSFANAGSFFKNPENDSAGRLIEASGFKGVRVGDAMVSEKHANFLVNCGKATAGDVLNLMNRIQKKVKEDSGIELQPEVHFI; translated from the coding sequence ATGAACGCCGGTGCTTGGGGTGAGGACATCAGTTCCATTGTCCAAAGCATATCCCTGACTTCGGCTGAAGGCGAGAAAACATTGGAACGCGACGATCTCCATTTTGAATACCGCTGCTGGAAAGAGTACAGCGATATTTCCGGCGGCTCCGTTATCAGTGAGGTCACGTTTCTGCTGAGACGCGAGGACCCGGAAAAAATTCGCACCCGCTGCCGTCTGCTGCAGGAAAAGCGACGGAAAATCCAGCCGAACAGCTTTGCCAATGCCGGATCCTTCTTTAAAAATCCGGAAAATGACAGTGCCGGCAGACTGATAGAGGCCAGTGGTTTCAAGGGAGTACGGGTAGGTGATGCCATGGTGTCGGAAAAACATGCTAATTTTCTCGTAAATTGCGGGAAAGCCACAGCTGGAGATGTTCTGAATCTGATGAACAGGATCCAGAAAAAGGTCAAAGAGGACAGCGGGATTGAGTTGCAGCCGGAGGTTCATTTTATCTGA
- a CDS encoding cell division protein FtsQ/DivIB, whose amino-acid sequence MFAFIKRKYLSAVKRKKAGGTVRTDELRIKGVPGRSGEIPNRKGTIRSWMNKRAVKRKKTTAYGAVTNAGKPRRKKSRYVVVLAVIPLLVAAGWFGSGFLVDCLSEISFFQVEKLVFSGNSVVTDNQLRELSGIIVHRTSLLGLDGDRVKKRLLENPHIASVSLKKKWPDSLEITVREHEPVAILQRSVSGSDRLVYIDKKGVPFLDVPVGGDVDYPVITGVEEIDDAGKRQSAFENILTLLKFVRKNDPHLPVHSVSEVHVDRNGEMVVYLVEYPFPIYFGNGNTRDTEKKYSNLVRCLKYLYSNRNRDERVAGIEYIRMDYLKDKVLVSRANQVN is encoded by the coding sequence GTGTTCGCTTTTATAAAAAGAAAATACCTGTCCGCAGTGAAGAGAAAGAAAGCCGGGGGAACAGTGCGGACTGATGAGCTTCGTATTAAAGGCGTCCCCGGAAGAAGCGGCGAAATCCCGAACCGAAAGGGAACCATACGATCATGGATGAACAAAAGGGCTGTTAAACGGAAAAAGACAACTGCTTACGGTGCGGTAACCAATGCCGGAAAACCGCGACGAAAAAAAAGCAGGTATGTGGTTGTCCTGGCAGTTATTCCTCTCCTGGTTGCCGCCGGCTGGTTCGGCAGTGGTTTTTTAGTGGACTGTCTTTCGGAAATCTCTTTTTTTCAGGTGGAAAAACTTGTTTTTTCCGGAAACAGTGTCGTTACCGATAATCAGCTTCGTGAGCTCTCCGGGATAATTGTTCACCGGACAAGCCTGTTGGGACTGGACGGGGACAGGGTAAAAAAACGGCTGTTGGAAAATCCCCATATTGCCTCTGTCAGTCTGAAGAAAAAATGGCCGGATTCCCTGGAAATAACAGTCAGGGAACATGAACCTGTCGCCATCCTGCAGAGAAGCGTGTCCGGTTCTGACAGGCTTGTCTATATAGATAAGAAAGGGGTACCTTTTCTTGATGTACCTGTGGGCGGAGATGTTGATTATCCTGTTATTACCGGTGTGGAGGAAATAGATGATGCAGGAAAGCGGCAGAGCGCTTTTGAAAACATCTTGACTCTGCTGAAGTTTGTCAGGAAAAATGATCCGCATCTGCCTGTTCATTCAGTTTCCGAAGTTCATGTTGACAGGAACGGGGAAATGGTGGTTTACCTGGTGGAATATCCGTTTCCAATTTACTTTGGAAATGGTAACACTAGGGACACTGAAAAGAAATATTCTAACCTGGTCAGGTGTCTCAAGTATCTGTACAGTAACCGGAACAGGGATGAACGCGTCGCCGGAATTGAATATATCCGGATGGACTATTTAAAAGACAAGGTACTCGTTTCGAGAGCCAATCAGGTTAACTGA
- the ftsA gene encoding cell division protein FtsA, with protein MKGKNREIIQAEEDVSQEEYADDVSREPGELVVGLDIGTTKVCCVVGEVFDGNIEIIGVGTAPSVGLKKGVVVNIESTVRSIQQAVALAEEDAQCDLRSVYVYVGIAGNHIKGFNSPGILAINDREIQQSDIDEVIVAARTVKISENQRVIHVMPQEFMVDDHTGIQNPVGMTGVRLVTNVHIVTADLGAVHNLVTCCNKAGLDVAELVLESIASANAVLSMDEMELGVALIDIGGGTTDLAVFCDGTIRHTFEIGLGGHNLTNDISVGLRTPLQEAERLKEDFGGAISSIIKPNLVVDVPTVGDREPRKVTQKVLVDILEARIVEILEMMNSELIASGQKNKINGGVVITGGTALLANLVELAEQIFDLPVRIGYPTGITGRIDELYSPRCTTGVGLVMYGRDLNRDGKRENRTMVGKVKGWLKKIM; from the coding sequence ATGAAAGGGAAGAACAGGGAAATAATACAAGCTGAAGAAGACGTTTCCCAGGAGGAATACGCTGATGATGTCAGTCGGGAACCTGGAGAACTGGTGGTCGGGCTCGATATCGGTACGACTAAGGTTTGCTGTGTCGTCGGCGAGGTCTTTGATGGAAACATTGAAATAATCGGGGTTGGTACGGCACCGTCGGTGGGATTGAAAAAGGGTGTTGTTGTCAATATAGAAAGTACCGTGCGGTCAATCCAGCAGGCTGTGGCCCTGGCTGAGGAGGACGCTCAGTGTGATCTGCGTTCCGTCTATGTCTACGTGGGCATTGCCGGAAATCATATCAAGGGGTTCAACAGTCCCGGTATTCTAGCCATCAATGACAGGGAAATTCAACAATCTGATATAGATGAGGTCATTGTTGCTGCCAGAACCGTGAAGATTTCCGAGAACCAGAGGGTAATCCATGTCATGCCCCAGGAGTTCATGGTGGATGATCATACCGGTATCCAGAATCCGGTGGGGATGACCGGAGTGAGACTGGTAACCAATGTTCATATTGTCACGGCAGATCTTGGCGCGGTGCATAATCTTGTAACCTGCTGCAACAAGGCAGGGCTTGATGTGGCGGAACTGGTGCTGGAATCCATTGCCTCTGCAAATGCCGTGTTGAGCATGGATGAAATGGAACTGGGAGTGGCTCTCATTGATATTGGTGGGGGAACAACGGATCTGGCCGTATTCTGTGACGGCACAATCCGGCACACCTTCGAGATTGGCCTGGGTGGACATAATCTCACTAATGATATTTCTGTTGGTCTGCGGACTCCACTGCAGGAAGCTGAGAGGCTGAAAGAGGATTTCGGTGGGGCAATATCCTCTATTATAAAACCGAACCTGGTGGTGGATGTGCCCACGGTCGGGGACAGGGAGCCGAGAAAGGTGACCCAGAAAGTTCTGGTGGATATTCTTGAGGCCCGCATTGTTGAAATCCTGGAAATGATGAACTCGGAACTGATTGCGTCCGGTCAGAAAAACAAGATCAACGGTGGAGTGGTCATTACGGGTGGTACGGCTCTGCTTGCAAACCTCGTGGAACTTGCAGAACAGATTTTTGATCTGCCGGTGAGAATAGGATATCCCACCGGCATAACAGGACGGATTGATGAACTGTACAGTCCACGTTGTACTACAGGAGTTGGTCTTGTCATGTATGGAAGGGACCTGAACCGGGACGGTAAACGTGAGAATCGGACCATGGTTGGTAAGGTCAAGGGCTGGCTGAAAAAAATTATGTAA
- the ftsZ gene encoding cell division protein FtsZ — protein MGFRMAESEGVAVVKVIGVGGGGGNAINTMVTNRLQGVEFIAANTDKQALNQSKADICLQIGPGITKGLGAGADPETGGLAALESLEEIKDALKGSDMVFVTAGLGGGTGTGGAPVVAKASKELGALTVAVVTRPFSFEGKLRARNAEEGWQELQKYADTIITVPNDRLLSIMKKNSKLAEMLSMADTVLLEAVKGITDLINVPGLINADFADLRTVMREVGPAVMGSGRASGENRAIEAATRAIDNQLLEDFGIEGARGLLINISASEESFAMSEFMEASALIQEKVDDDARVVIGALYDDALGDELHVTVIATGVGDVLGSKKTINPVEDHIKKKDVHKEPKKITKGAPATPNIHPRVTPLPGSNFDMFDNIGSSGSGEGRKGDSRVMDEDNLEIPAYLRRNAN, from the coding sequence ATGGGGTTCAGGATGGCTGAATCAGAAGGTGTTGCGGTAGTGAAAGTTATTGGTGTAGGTGGGGGTGGAGGTAATGCCATCAATACCATGGTTACCAATAGGCTGCAGGGAGTTGAGTTTATCGCGGCCAACACCGACAAGCAGGCTTTGAACCAGTCGAAAGCTGATATCTGTCTTCAGATAGGGCCGGGTATAACCAAGGGACTTGGCGCAGGTGCCGATCCGGAAACCGGGGGCCTTGCGGCCCTGGAGTCTCTGGAGGAAATCAAGGATGCGCTGAAAGGAAGTGACATGGTTTTTGTCACCGCCGGACTCGGCGGAGGAACGGGTACCGGTGGTGCACCGGTTGTGGCCAAGGCCAGTAAGGAACTTGGTGCCCTGACTGTGGCGGTTGTCACCAGGCCATTTAGTTTCGAAGGAAAGCTTCGTGCCAGAAATGCCGAAGAAGGATGGCAGGAGCTGCAGAAATATGCGGACACCATTATCACCGTGCCCAATGACAGGTTACTCTCCATCATGAAGAAAAACAGCAAGCTGGCGGAGATGCTGTCCATGGCGGATACCGTTCTTCTGGAGGCTGTCAAGGGAATCACAGATCTTATCAACGTGCCTGGTCTTATTAACGCTGATTTTGCTGATCTGCGCACGGTCATGCGGGAAGTTGGTCCCGCAGTTATGGGTTCGGGTCGGGCATCAGGAGAGAACCGGGCCATTGAAGCTGCAACGAGAGCCATTGACAACCAGCTTCTTGAAGATTTTGGCATTGAAGGGGCCCGGGGCCTCCTTATTAATATTTCCGCCTCAGAGGAAAGCTTTGCCATGTCTGAATTCATGGAGGCTTCAGCCCTTATCCAGGAGAAGGTTGACGATGACGCCCGGGTGGTTATCGGTGCGCTCTACGACGATGCCCTGGGTGATGAACTGCATGTAACCGTCATCGCCACCGGAGTTGGGGATGTCCTCGGCAGTAAAAAGACCATTAATCCTGTGGAGGATCATATTAAAAAAAAGGATGTCCATAAGGAGCCAAAAAAAATAACCAAAGGGGCTCCAGCGACTCCTAATATTCATCCCAGGGTAACTCCTCTTCCCGGTTCAAATTTTGACATGTTTGACAATATCGGATCCTCCGGCAGCGGAGAAGGGAGAAAGGGGGACTCCAGGGTCATGGACGAGGATAATCTGGAAATTCCCGCGTATCTGCGTAGAAATGCCAATTAA
- a CDS encoding FAD-binding protein has product MNSFQKKTLVALVSHPVKWECMMSIYTSFSIGGPAEAIVTVDRADELVPLLKFLKKEEIIWRVIGRGTNLLVADRGFPGVIILLGREFQSISGCIDREENMVLVRAGAGCSLGRFSLNCMEKGLAGIEFAGGSRAVSAVRLS; this is encoded by the coding sequence ATGAACAGTTTCCAGAAAAAGACACTTGTCGCTCTTGTTTCACACCCGGTGAAGTGGGAGTGCATGATGAGTATCTACACATCCTTTTCCATTGGAGGTCCGGCGGAAGCAATTGTTACGGTTGATCGCGCGGATGAACTTGTTCCTCTGCTGAAATTTCTGAAAAAAGAGGAGATCATATGGCGTGTTATCGGCCGCGGTACAAATCTTCTGGTGGCTGACCGGGGATTCCCCGGTGTGATTATCCTCCTTGGCAGGGAGTTTCAGTCCATCTCAGGCTGTATTGACAGGGAAGAGAACATGGTTCTTGTCAGGGCGGGGGCCGGTTGCAGTCTTGGCAGGTTTTCGCTGAACTGTATGGAAAAGGGGCTGGCGGGAATTGAGTTCGCAGGGGGATCCCGGGCAGTGTCGGCGGTGCGGTTATCATGA